Proteins found in one Leptolyngbya sp. CCY15150 genomic segment:
- the atpC gene encoding ATP synthase F1 subunit epsilon gives MALTVRVIAPDKTVWDSDAEEVILPSTTGQLGILGGHAPLLTALDTGVMRVRSEKSWVAIALMGGFAEVESNEVTILVNGAERGDSIDPEEARSTYDAAEAKAKQVESSDNRQEKIQAKQALKRARARLQAVTGAAP, from the coding sequence ATGGCATTAACTGTTCGAGTCATTGCTCCTGATAAAACGGTCTGGGACTCGGATGCGGAAGAGGTCATCCTGCCCAGTACGACAGGGCAACTGGGCATCTTGGGTGGACACGCACCTTTGCTGACAGCGCTGGATACGGGCGTCATGCGCGTCCGGTCTGAGAAAAGCTGGGTGGCGATCGCCCTCATGGGTGGTTTTGCTGAAGTGGAAAGCAACGAAGTCACCATTTTGGTGAATGGTGCAGAGCGCGGCGACTCCATTGATCCCGAAGAAGCTCGTAGCACCTACGATGCGGCTGAGGCCAAGGCTAAGCAAGTTGAAAGCAGCGACAACCGTCAAGAAAAAATCCAGGCTAAGCAAGCGCTGAAGCGGGCGCGGGCTAGGCTCCAAGCGGTGACCGGTGCTGCGCCCTAA
- a CDS encoding DUF6883 domain-containing protein — translation MKLQGTIIIPDAKLIQYLLVPRREDDKSKFLAQAGFNTTNPDLLKQAILNLVQTHDAVPDRQNKYGIYYLVEGPLIGPNGTLAAVTVWIERTVDGIVQFVTLKPKR, via the coding sequence ATGAAACTGCAAGGTACTATCATCATTCCAGATGCCAAGCTCATCCAATACCTACTGGTTCCCCGCCGGGAAGACGACAAATCTAAATTTTTGGCTCAGGCTGGATTCAACACCACCAACCCCGACCTTCTGAAACAAGCCATTCTGAACCTAGTTCAAACTCACGATGCGGTTCCAGATCGCCAGAACAAATATGGTATCTACTACCTCGTCGAAGGCCCTCTCATTGGCCCTAACGGTACCCTTGCAGCGGTTACGGTTTGGATAGAACGCACTGTAGACGGAATAGTTCAATTTGTTACTCTGAAGCCCAAACGATGA
- a CDS encoding DUF4079 domain-containing protein — MEAKDLTALIHPMLAVVVVFPLIGMVVRLAVLTRQRRLQVADHQKSKIAPATGPDHLQLGRWLSAWVVAITLIALLYSIVVKSILPNQLWSADPFKFVFLILLFVATIASFVLLYIAKPPLWRGIFATLTGMGLVILGCQDGVFRRGYEWYTSHYYYGIIAALLMVFSLAIVADIYKDRQHRWRRAHMVLNSIAVLLFIGQGFTGTRDLLEIPLSWQMPYIYQCDFENLTCPQPSDGEGG; from the coding sequence ATGGAAGCGAAAGACTTGACTGCACTCATCCATCCCATGCTGGCCGTGGTGGTGGTATTTCCCTTAATTGGCATGGTGGTACGGTTGGCCGTGCTCACCCGCCAGCGACGGCTGCAGGTCGCCGATCATCAAAAGAGTAAAATTGCGCCCGCCACCGGCCCCGATCATCTACAGCTTGGTCGTTGGTTGTCCGCTTGGGTGGTGGCGATCACGCTAATTGCTTTACTCTATTCCATCGTCGTGAAGTCGATCTTACCTAACCAACTTTGGAGCGCCGATCCCTTTAAGTTTGTTTTTCTTATTCTCTTATTTGTCGCTACGATCGCCTCGTTTGTATTGTTATACATAGCAAAACCACCCCTCTGGCGCGGCATCTTTGCCACCTTGACCGGGATGGGATTGGTGATCCTCGGCTGCCAAGATGGTGTGTTTCGACGAGGCTATGAGTGGTATACCTCGCACTACTATTACGGGATTATCGCAGCGCTTTTGATGGTGTTTTCCCTGGCGATCGTGGCAGATATCTACAAAGATCGCCAACACCGCTGGCGCAGAGCCCACATGGTCTTGAATAGCATCGCGGTGCTGTTGTTTATAGGGCAGGGGTTCACGGGCACCCGAGATCTCTTGGAAATTCCCCTCAGTTGGCAAATGCCTTACATTTACCAGTGCGACTTTGAGAATCTCACCTGTCCACAGCCTAGCGATGGTGAAGGCGGTTGA
- the pheT gene encoding phenylalanine--tRNA ligase subunit beta, translating into MRISLNWLNELVDITLSPEELADVLTMAGFEVEDIEDRRTWADGVVIGRVLQRDPHPDADKLSVCQVDIGADQPSTIVCGAANVQANLFVPVATVGSYLPKVDLKIRPRKLRGVPSEGMICSLSELGLEKESDGIHVFTGDGLKPGQDVRPYLGLDDVVLDLTSTANRADALSMVGIAREVAAITGAALHLPEVPSVDTTTGTSITLAIAEREACPIYQGTRIQSVQIAPSPKWLQQRLQAAGTRPINNVVDITNYVLLEWGQPLHAFDADRLQTVTGSPEVQLGVRFAQGDETLTTLDGQERSLSSQALVITANDHPVALAGVMGGAETEVHGETQNLVLEAAWFDPATIRRSARSQSLRTEASSRYERGVNPAGLAIAAQRALHLIADLAGGTVGDQALMDDRPDQTQRIVTLRLERVNDILGPTVVTRDKDGDATEVGELQAADIERILTALGCDLAATDNDGEWQVSIPPYRDRDLQREIDLIEEVARLHGYNNFCETLPDKSEAGYLSFEQTVVRKLKAACQAVGLTELIHYSLVKAESGNQVALANPLLVEYSALRTELLPGLMDAFQYNLEQGNGALNGFEIGRVFWRDEDGFDEMDRVGGILGGDARQNRWTTSGQETPMTWYEAKGVLDSLFNRLGLAVEYQPDRRNSLLHPGRTASLWIHGNRLGTFGQLHPQICEQRGLPNEVYGFELDLDAILDEMNREELVMPIFQPYSVYPASDRDIAFYASLQTSVVELERVMLKAGGTLLESVALFDDYRGQNVPDGKRSLAFRLVYRASDRTLTDEDVETTHRNVRDALVEKFGVEPRS; encoded by the coding sequence ATGCGTATCTCCTTGAACTGGTTGAACGAACTAGTTGACATCACTCTATCTCCCGAAGAATTAGCCGATGTGCTAACAATGGCTGGCTTCGAAGTTGAAGACATCGAAGACCGACGCACCTGGGCAGATGGGGTGGTCATTGGGCGCGTTCTCCAGCGAGACCCCCACCCCGATGCCGATAAGCTCAGCGTCTGCCAGGTGGACATTGGTGCTGACCAGCCCTCAACGATTGTCTGTGGTGCGGCCAATGTGCAGGCTAACCTCTTTGTGCCCGTTGCAACGGTGGGCAGCTATTTGCCTAAGGTAGACCTGAAAATTCGTCCTCGGAAACTGCGGGGCGTGCCGTCGGAGGGCATGATCTGCTCCTTGAGTGAACTGGGCTTGGAAAAAGAGTCGGACGGCATTCACGTTTTCACCGGCGATGGGCTGAAGCCCGGTCAAGATGTTCGACCCTACCTAGGCCTTGATGATGTGGTGCTAGACCTCACCTCCACCGCCAACCGCGCCGATGCCTTGAGCATGGTGGGCATTGCCCGAGAAGTGGCGGCCATTACCGGTGCGGCGCTGCATTTGCCGGAGGTGCCGTCGGTGGACACAACGACAGGTACATCCATCACGCTAGCGATCGCGGAACGGGAGGCCTGTCCCATCTACCAAGGCACCCGGATTCAGTCCGTGCAGATTGCTCCGTCGCCCAAGTGGCTACAGCAGCGGCTGCAGGCGGCGGGCACCCGTCCGATCAATAACGTGGTGGATATCACCAACTATGTCTTGCTGGAGTGGGGGCAGCCGCTCCATGCCTTTGATGCCGATCGCTTACAGACCGTGACCGGTAGCCCAGAGGTGCAGCTTGGCGTACGCTTTGCCCAGGGGGATGAAACCCTAACGACCTTGGATGGGCAGGAGCGATCGCTGTCCTCTCAGGCTTTGGTGATTACCGCCAACGACCATCCCGTGGCCCTGGCGGGGGTGATGGGCGGAGCTGAGACGGAGGTTCATGGCGAGACTCAAAACCTAGTGCTGGAAGCGGCCTGGTTTGATCCAGCCACCATTCGTCGCTCGGCCCGCAGTCAATCCCTGCGCACCGAGGCTTCCTCGCGCTATGAGCGTGGCGTCAATCCTGCTGGGTTGGCGATCGCTGCCCAGCGAGCCCTGCACCTGATCGCAGATCTGGCGGGAGGCACCGTGGGTGACCAGGCCCTCATGGACGATCGCCCCGATCAGACCCAGCGCATCGTCACCCTGCGCCTCGAACGGGTGAACGATATCCTCGGCCCGACGGTGGTGACCCGAGATAAAGACGGCGACGCCACGGAGGTCGGGGAACTGCAAGCTGCCGATATTGAGCGGATTCTTACGGCCCTAGGCTGCGACCTAGCGGCAACCGACAACGACGGCGAATGGCAGGTCTCCATTCCGCCCTACCGCGATCGCGACCTGCAGCGCGAAATTGACCTGATTGAAGAAGTAGCTCGCCTCCACGGCTACAACAACTTTTGCGAGACCCTCCCCGATAAAAGCGAAGCGGGCTACCTTTCCTTTGAGCAGACCGTGGTGCGTAAGCTGAAGGCTGCCTGCCAGGCCGTGGGGCTCACAGAACTGATTCATTACTCGTTGGTCAAAGCCGAGTCTGGCAATCAGGTGGCCCTAGCTAATCCGCTGCTGGTGGAGTATTCCGCCTTGCGGACGGAACTACTGCCGGGGTTGATGGATGCCTTTCAGTACAACCTAGAGCAGGGGAATGGTGCCCTGAATGGGTTTGAGATCGGGCGCGTGTTTTGGCGCGACGAAGACGGGTTTGATGAAATGGATCGGGTGGGCGGCATTTTGGGCGGTGACGCTCGTCAGAACCGCTGGACGACCAGTGGGCAAGAAACGCCCATGACCTGGTATGAGGCTAAGGGCGTTCTTGATAGTTTGTTTAACCGCCTAGGCTTGGCGGTGGAATATCAACCCGATCGCCGCAATAGCTTGCTGCATCCTGGACGGACAGCCTCCCTATGGATCCATGGCAATCGGCTGGGCACCTTTGGACAGCTCCATCCCCAGATCTGTGAACAGCGGGGGCTGCCCAACGAAGTCTATGGATTTGAGCTGGATCTCGATGCCATTCTTGATGAGATGAACCGAGAAGAGCTGGTGATGCCGATTTTCCAGCCCTACTCGGTCTATCCTGCCTCCGATCGCGATATTGCCTTCTATGCGTCGCTGCAAACGTCGGTGGTGGAGTTAGAGCGGGTGATGCTAAAGGCGGGCGGCACATTGCTAGAGTCGGTGGCTCTGTTTGATGACTATCGCGGGCAAAACGTCCCCGACGGCAAGCGCAGTTTGGCCTTCCGTTTGGTCTACCGGGCCAGCGATCGCACCTTAACCGATGAAGACGTAGAAACCACCCATCGGAATGTGCGGGATGCCCTCGTGGAGAAGTTTGGCGTAGAACCGCGCAGTTAG